In Crinalium epipsammum PCC 9333, the genomic window GAATGGTGTAAACACCCAAGCCTTGTCAGCCGAGTAGCCTTAATTGAAGACTACGACATCTACACCGCCCAAAAACTCGTCCAAGGCGTAGATGTTTGGCTAAATAACCCCCGCCGTCCTCTAGAAGCATCTGGTACAAGTGGGCAAAAAGTCTGCTTTAACGGTGGAATTAATTGCAGCGTCTTAGATGGTTGGTGGTGCGAAGGCTATCAAGCAGATGCTAACGGCAAAGGTATTAACGGTTGGGCAATTGGTGAAGATGCCAACACCAGCGATCAAGAGTTACAGGATCGGATTGATTCTGAAGCACTTTATAAATTGCTGGAAGAAGAAATTGTACCAATGTATTACGACCAGGATGCCAATGGCGTTCCCCATCGCTGGATTCAAATGATGAAAGCATCCATTAAAATCAACGCGCCCCTGTTCAACACAGACCGCATGGTTGCCGACTATGTTACTCAGGTATACGCCCCTGGGTGTTCATCTGGTGTCAAACCAATTCTCGCTAGTGTTACAGCATAAGCAGCATTTTTAACGCTTAAGCTAAAAATCAGGTGGGCAATCCCCGCCTGATTTTTTTATATACCCGTTGCAGAAGTGAAAAAATTTTAGGAAATATCTGCGTTAATCTGCGTTAATCTGCTTTCATCTGCGTTCTAAAAAAAATTTGCAATCTACGCGACAATCTATAGGAATTCAGGATTATTTGGAAGCTTACATGAAAATTTGGCAAGTTGATTTTTATCGTCGCCCTCTCAAAAATCAGCAAGGAGAGGTATGGTGGGAATTGGTAATATGCGATCTCACCCGCAGCTTTACTTATGAAGTACAATGCCGTCAATCAGAAGCTAATGTTACTTGGATAGTTTCCCAACTCCAAGAAGCTGCTGGAAATGCTAAACATTTACCCGATATTATCCAAGTATTTCGCCCCCAATCTTTTAACTTAATCCAGCTTGCAGGTCAACAATTAAATATTAAAGTAGAAGCAACTCGCCACACTTATGCTCTTAAAGAGCTATTGCAAGACAAAGCAGAATATTACTCTACTAATGGAGACAATTATAATCCTCTCGCCTTAGATAAACCACCCCCAACACCACTACCAGAAAATCTTTTAGGAGAACAATGGCGCTTTGCAACTTTACCCGCAGGTGATTTAGTAGAAGCATTTGCAGAACGTCCAATTCCCGTTCTAGAAATGCCAGAGTTTTTGTTACCAATTAACTTAGGTTTAGCATCAACTGTAGCAGTTCCAGGTGTAATTATTTATGGTGGCAGACAATCTCTGCGATTAGCGCGTTGGTTAGAAGAAGCAAAACCAGTATCTTTACATTTTATAATTGGTGAACCAGCAGGATTAGTATTAGAAGCAGGTTTAGTAGATAGGTGGGTTGTTGCTACATTTGAAGATCAAGAAGTTGTGAAATCAGCGCAAACTTATGAACAGCGTAAACAGCAGAGTAAGGGATTACACTTTTTATTAGTACAACCTGATGATTCTGGCGTAACTTATAGCGGTTTTTGGTTATTAAAGGCTGAGGAATTGTAGTTTAGTTTGTCTGTATTAGCGTGTATACCTGCTATAAAAGTTATCATAAGTTATATAAAATCATGTCAATAAACTTATGAATACTGAAGTGGCGACCTCTACTACCAATAATACTTCAAAATTAAATTACACTGTCCTGATTGAGCAAACTGAATCAGGTAATTATGCAGCAACAATATTAGGCTGGTCAGAGTGTAAGGCTGAAGGTGCTACGAAAGAAGAAGCTTTAACAAAACTCAATCAGGTTGTAAATGCGCGTTTGCAAAAAGCAGAAATTGTTTCATTAGAGATTTATAATCCGAAAACAGAGCATCCTTGGATGAAATTTGCTGGTATGTTTAAAGATGATCCGCAGTTTGATGAAATGTTGGAATATATAGAACAATATCGGCGCGAACTTGATGCAGAAGCGGAAGCTTATTATATTCAATGAGAAATATGAAGTAAATTTAACTTAAAGAATCTGGATCAATACCAAGCGATCGCAACCTCTCTGCTAACTTATTAGCACGTTCCTCAACTTCTCTAACTTTTGCTTCTGCTTGTTTACGAAGTTGTTGCTCTTGTTTCGCTAATTCTTCTGGCGTTAAATATCTTTGTCCTTGCTGATCATACCAATATAACCACTCGCGCCTTAGTCCCTGATGTGTAGCTTCTTCCCGTCCAATTCCTAAACCTATTTCTGGCAACCAAACAGGATTTTCTGATAAAAATTCATACACACCATCAACTAAGCGATACACTTCTAAACGTGGCTTGCGACGACGTTTGGGATTGTAAACAGCGTAATATAATATTCCTATTTCAGCGTACTTATTTTTCTTAGTAGTAAACTCGCCTCTGTAAGCTCCAGAAATAACTTCTAAGGCAAAAATCGGTATTTGCTGTTCTTCCCAAAGTACATAACTTGGGCGCAAATCTTCATCAATAATCCGCTCTACCCCTAAACTTAAAAACCCATCTGGTACAATAGGCGGTTGCTCTGGATCGTAGTAAATTCCCATATCCACGCCAAAAAACCAATCCATCCGATCTGCCCAAAGCATAGCTAGTGTGGCTTTCAGCAAACTAGGGATTAAGTCTTGCAGTTCGTTATCCACAGGGGTATCGTCAGAGTCGGGAAGATCTTCAGCAGAAGGCAAACGTAATCGAGAGTCGTATTGAAACATGACAAATAACGCCAAGATCAATAATTATATCCTAGCGTTAATTGTAAATGTTAAGCCTGCGTAAATTTTAACCTGCGGGATGATTTACGCAAGCCTGAAACCTAGATCCCCCCTGCCTTAAAAAGGGGGGACAAGCCCATCAAAGTCCCCCTTTTTAAGGGGGATTTAGGGGGATCTCTGCGTAAATTCGCAAATTAGCCTTTTTAACAGAGAAACTCACGCGGATCAGTTACATACCCAGTAATAGCGGATGCTGCTGCTGTATAAGGTGAAGCTAGATAAATTCCAGCCTCCTTATTACCCATCCGACCAGGAAAATTACGATTAGTAGTAGAAACGCAAATTTCAGGCTCATTCATCCGCCCAAAAGTATCTTTTGGTCCACCTAAACAAGCAGCACAAGAAGGCGCAGCAGGTTCGATACAACCAGCATCTAATAAAATCTCAGATAAAGTTTTACCATCGTACTTGGTAGTAAACAAATCTTCGTAAACCTTCTGAGTTGCTGGCACTATATATGTGGGAACTTTCACTTGCTGACCCTTCAAAACTTGGGCTGCATACATAAAGTCTGAAGTTTTACCACCAGTACAGGAACCAATATACACGCGGTCAATCTTGACATCGCGACATTCACGTGCTAAAGCGCGATTATCTGGAGAGTGAGGTTTAGCAACAACAGGCTCTAATTGAGAAACATCGTACTGCCTATCTGAATAGAAGCGGGCATCAGCATCAGTATAAACAGGTTCAAATGGCTTGTTAGTACGATCGCGCACATATTCAAAAGTCGTCTCATCTGGTGCAACTGTGCCATTCTTCCCACCAGCTTCGATCGCCATATTACACAGCGTCATTCTATCTTCCATCGAAAGATGTTGGATAGTGCTACCAGCAAATTCCATTGCCCGATAAGTAGCACCAGCAACACCAATATCCCCAATAATTTGCAAAATTAAATCTTTTGCTAGCAGATATTTTGGCATTTCGCCATTGAGGAGAAAACGCATAGTTGCTGGTACTTTAATCAGCAACTTGCCAGTACCCATAATAAAACCTGCGTCAGTGTTACCAATACCAGTAGCAAACTGACCAAAAGCACCCGCGTTACAGGTGTGGGAGTCAGTACCAAATAGTACTTCCCCTGGTCGGGTGTGACCTTCTTGTGCTAAGGCAATATGACAAACGCCCTTATAATCTGGGTTAGCTTTAAAGTCTGATCTGTCGGTAATATCGTAGAAATATTTAATGCCTTGTTCTTTAGCAAAGTCCCGCAGAATATCAACATTGCGGTTAGCGCGTTCGTCAGCAGTAAAGATATAGTGGTCGGGAATTAGAACGATTTTTTCAGTGTCCCAAACTTTAGCATCTGCTCCAAATTCGCGTTTGAAAACACCTATCGTACCAGGTCCACAAACGTCATGGGTCATTAATAAATCTACATTTACCCAAATATTATCTCCTGGTTCGACTACAGACCGACCAGAGGCACGAGCCAAAATTTTCTCAGTTAGGGTCATTCCCATAGTAATTCTCCTTTCTTAGACGCGATTATTGAAATACGTTAACTTGAAACCAGTTAAGCT contains:
- a CDS encoding Tab2/Atab2 family RNA-binding protein gives rise to the protein MKIWQVDFYRRPLKNQQGEVWWELVICDLTRSFTYEVQCRQSEANVTWIVSQLQEAAGNAKHLPDIIQVFRPQSFNLIQLAGQQLNIKVEATRHTYALKELLQDKAEYYSTNGDNYNPLALDKPPPTPLPENLLGEQWRFATLPAGDLVEAFAERPIPVLEMPEFLLPINLGLASTVAVPGVIIYGGRQSLRLARWLEEAKPVSLHFIIGEPAGLVLEAGLVDRWVVATFEDQEVVKSAQTYEQRKQQSKGLHFLLVQPDDSGVTYSGFWLLKAEEL
- a CDS encoding 3-isopropylmalate dehydratase large subunit, which gives rise to MGMTLTEKILARASGRSVVEPGDNIWVNVDLLMTHDVCGPGTIGVFKREFGADAKVWDTEKIVLIPDHYIFTADERANRNVDILRDFAKEQGIKYFYDITDRSDFKANPDYKGVCHIALAQEGHTRPGEVLFGTDSHTCNAGAFGQFATGIGNTDAGFIMGTGKLLIKVPATMRFLLNGEMPKYLLAKDLILQIIGDIGVAGATYRAMEFAGSTIQHLSMEDRMTLCNMAIEAGGKNGTVAPDETTFEYVRDRTNKPFEPVYTDADARFYSDRQYDVSQLEPVVAKPHSPDNRALARECRDVKIDRVYIGSCTGGKTSDFMYAAQVLKGQQVKVPTYIVPATQKVYEDLFTTKYDGKTLSEILLDAGCIEPAAPSCAACLGGPKDTFGRMNEPEICVSTTNRNFPGRMGNKEAGIYLASPYTAAASAITGYVTDPREFLC
- a CDS encoding Uma2 family endonuclease; protein product: MFQYDSRLRLPSAEDLPDSDDTPVDNELQDLIPSLLKATLAMLWADRMDWFFGVDMGIYYDPEQPPIVPDGFLSLGVERIIDEDLRPSYVLWEEQQIPIFALEVISGAYRGEFTTKKNKYAEIGILYYAVYNPKRRRKPRLEVYRLVDGVYEFLSENPVWLPEIGLGIGREEATHQGLRREWLYWYDQQGQRYLTPEELAKQEQQLRKQAEAKVREVEERANKLAERLRSLGIDPDSLS
- a CDS encoding type II toxin-antitoxin system HicB family antitoxin, whose product is MNTEVATSTTNNTSKLNYTVLIEQTESGNYAATILGWSECKAEGATKEEALTKLNQVVNARLQKAEIVSLEIYNPKTEHPWMKFAGMFKDDPQFDEMLEYIEQYRRELDAEAEAYYIQ